A part of Mesorhizobium japonicum MAFF 303099 genomic DNA contains:
- the panD gene encoding aspartate 1-decarboxylase: MRKIVAGKLHGIHVTEANLDYHGSITLDPDHCEEAGILPMEFVEIWNKNSGARISTYVILGERGSRCCILNGAAARTCQPGDQIIVCNSIYLDEAHITSLKPRIVTFDQDNNILDRLSYSVDLDPDGRYCFSILDEADEALAIPALVSGA, encoded by the coding sequence ATGCGCAAAATAGTCGCCGGCAAGCTGCACGGCATCCACGTCACCGAAGCAAACCTCGATTACCATGGTTCGATAACGCTCGACCCAGACCACTGCGAAGAAGCAGGGATCCTGCCCATGGAATTCGTGGAGATTTGGAACAAGAATTCCGGTGCGCGGATTTCGACCTATGTCATCCTCGGCGAGCGCGGCTCACGATGCTGTATTCTAAACGGAGCAGCTGCCCGCACCTGCCAGCCCGGCGACCAGATCATTGTCTGCAACTCCATCTATCTGGACGAAGCGCACATTACCTCGCTGAAGCCGCGGATCGTCACGTTCGACCAGGATAACAACATACTCGACCGCCTGAGCTACTCGGTCGATCTCGACCCAGATGGCCGATACTGTTTCTCCATCCTTGATGAGGCGGATGAGGCTTTGGCCATTCCCGCCCTGGTCTCTGGCGCGTGA
- a CDS encoding beta-ketoacyl-ACP synthase III encodes MSKSSRILGFGHHAPGRKVENAEIENNLGLEPGWIERRTGIRSRFWATDEDTLSGLAAQAGDMALANAGIDQSDIGLLLLATSTPDHLLPPSAPLVAHNLGVGRAGAVDLTAACAGFIYALMFADGFTRLHGKPALVIAANILSRRINPAERASAVLFADAAGALVIGPCEDPERGILGASVDSDGSRYGLIQIPAGGSNTPFHSDLDLAQTRMTITDGREVFSKAVEMMTACSQDALAAARMRPQDIDRFVPHQANSRIFDAVGRSLGIADQAIVKTIANYGNSSAATIPLSLSLANQTEPFRSGEKILLAAAGAGLSGGALVVGI; translated from the coding sequence ATGAGCAAGTCGTCGCGCATTCTCGGGTTCGGCCATCATGCGCCCGGGCGCAAAGTGGAGAATGCCGAGATCGAGAACAATCTCGGCCTCGAGCCGGGCTGGATCGAGCGGCGTACCGGAATTCGTTCGCGCTTCTGGGCAACGGACGAAGACACGCTGTCGGGCCTTGCCGCGCAAGCCGGCGACATGGCGCTGGCGAACGCCGGTATTGACCAAAGCGACATCGGTCTGCTGTTGCTTGCCACCTCGACACCCGACCACCTTCTGCCGCCCAGTGCACCCCTGGTCGCGCACAATCTCGGCGTTGGTCGCGCAGGGGCGGTCGATCTGACCGCCGCCTGCGCTGGCTTCATCTATGCGCTGATGTTTGCCGACGGGTTCACCCGCCTGCACGGCAAACCAGCGTTGGTCATTGCCGCCAACATCCTCAGCCGCCGCATCAACCCGGCCGAGCGAGCCAGCGCGGTTCTGTTTGCCGACGCTGCCGGCGCCCTGGTGATTGGTCCTTGCGAGGATCCCGAGCGGGGCATCCTCGGCGCATCGGTGGATTCCGACGGCTCGCGCTACGGGCTTATCCAGATACCCGCTGGAGGAAGCAACACGCCGTTTCATAGCGACCTCGACCTCGCGCAGACCAGGATGACGATCACTGACGGCCGCGAAGTGTTCAGCAAGGCTGTTGAGATGATGACCGCCTGCTCGCAGGACGCGCTCGCCGCAGCGCGAATGCGGCCGCAAGACATCGATCGGTTCGTGCCGCATCAGGCGAATAGCCGCATTTTCGATGCGGTCGGCAGGAGCCTGGGCATAGCGGATCAGGCAATCGTCAAGACGATCGCCAACTATGGCAACTCTTCCGCCGCGACGATCCCGCTGTCGCTCTCGCTGGCCAACCAGACGGAACCGTTCCGGTCTGGCGAGAAGATTCTTCTGGCAGCCGCGGGTGCCGGTCTCAGCGGCGGCGCTCTCGTCGTCGGAATCTAG
- a CDS encoding adenosylmethionine--8-amino-7-oxononanoate transaminase, which yields MSPVWHPFTQHALELAIPEIARTEGAYLHKADGTRILDAISSWWVVTHCHRHPRIIKAIETTAASLDQIIFAGFTHEPAERLARALVGLAPAGLDWVFYSDSGSTSVEVALKMALGYFRNIGAPRSRIVVMEHSYHGDTIGTMSVGARGVFNAAYEPLLFEVDTIPFPAAGQEQETLDRFEAVSRDRRAAALIVEPLVLGAGGMQMYPAWVLAELKKITEASGTLLITDEVMTGWGRTGTMFACEQASISPDILCTSKGLTGGTIPLAATLATDAIFQAHYSEDRKKTFFHSSSYTANPIACGAALANVEIWRDEPVAERIAALSAMQAAGLRRFGDNPRFTDSRVTGTIAALDLRTSSAGYLADIGPKLRAFFLERGLLVRPLGNVLDLMPPYCITGDELDGLYDAIEEAAERFGSRP from the coding sequence ATGTCCCCCGTCTGGCATCCCTTCACCCAGCACGCGCTCGAGCTCGCCATCCCTGAAATCGCCCGGACGGAAGGCGCCTACCTCCACAAGGCCGACGGCACGCGCATCCTGGATGCCATCTCCTCCTGGTGGGTCGTTACCCACTGCCACCGCCATCCCCGCATCATCAAGGCCATCGAGACGACCGCGGCGAGCCTCGACCAGATCATCTTCGCCGGCTTCACGCACGAGCCGGCGGAACGTCTGGCCAGGGCACTTGTCGGCCTTGCTCCCGCCGGCCTTGACTGGGTGTTCTATTCAGACAGCGGCTCGACCTCCGTCGAGGTCGCGCTGAAGATGGCGCTCGGCTATTTCCGCAACATCGGCGCGCCGCGCTCGCGCATCGTCGTCATGGAGCACAGCTATCATGGCGACACCATCGGCACGATGAGCGTCGGCGCCCGCGGTGTGTTCAACGCCGCCTACGAACCCTTGCTGTTCGAGGTCGACACCATCCCCTTCCCTGCCGCCGGGCAAGAGCAGGAGACGCTGGATCGGTTCGAGGCAGTCTCCCGCGACCGGCGTGCCGCCGCGCTGATCGTCGAGCCGCTCGTGCTTGGCGCCGGAGGCATGCAGATGTATCCGGCCTGGGTTCTGGCCGAATTGAAGAAAATCACTGAGGCCTCTGGCACGTTGCTGATCACCGACGAGGTGATGACCGGCTGGGGGCGCACCGGAACCATGTTCGCCTGCGAGCAGGCATCGATTTCTCCAGATATCCTGTGCACCTCGAAAGGCTTGACCGGCGGCACCATCCCGCTGGCCGCAACGCTTGCCACCGATGCGATCTTCCAGGCTCATTATTCCGAGGACCGGAAGAAGACATTTTTCCACTCGAGTTCCTACACCGCCAATCCGATTGCCTGCGGGGCAGCACTTGCCAATGTCGAGATCTGGCGGGACGAGCCGGTGGCCGAGCGGATCGCGGCGTTGAGTGCGATGCAGGCCGCCGGGCTTCGGCGCTTTGGCGACAACCCTCGCTTCACCGACAGCCGGGTTACCGGCACGATCGCAGCCCTCGATCTGCGCACGAGCTCCGCCGGCTATCTGGCCGACATCGGGCCGAAGCTGCGCGCTTTTTTCCTTGAGCGCGGACTGCTCGTGCGTCCGCTCGGCAACGTGCTCGATCTCATGCCGCCCTATTGCATCACCGGCGACGAACTCGACGGACTCTATGACGCCATCGAGGAGGCCGCCGAACGCTTCGGGTCTAGGCCATGA
- the bioD gene encoding dethiobiotin synthase produces the protein MTKRVVVAGTDTGIGKTVFSAGLAGLLDGFYWKPVQSGLDEETDSEVVARLSGLPAGRVLPEAYRLQSPLSPHRSAEIDGVAIKAADLSFPLLPTPLVIEGAGGLMVPLNRKTRFIDIFAEWQLPVILCARTTLGTINHTLLSIEALRARSIPLAGIAFIGDEMVDTQRTIVEMGGVPQLGRLPYLDPLTDKTLRAAMIAGFAFASCPGDH, from the coding sequence ATGACCAAGCGCGTTGTCGTCGCCGGAACCGATACCGGCATCGGCAAAACGGTGTTTTCGGCGGGATTGGCCGGCCTGCTCGACGGCTTCTACTGGAAGCCGGTGCAATCGGGCCTCGACGAGGAAACCGACAGCGAGGTCGTTGCCCGGCTTTCCGGCTTGCCCGCCGGGCGCGTGCTGCCGGAAGCCTACCGCTTGCAGAGCCCGCTTTCGCCGCATCGTTCGGCCGAGATCGACGGTGTTGCGATCAAAGCTGCCGATCTTTCTTTTCCCCTCCTGCCAACACCACTCGTCATCGAAGGCGCGGGCGGCCTGATGGTGCCGCTCAATCGAAAGACAAGGTTCATCGACATCTTCGCTGAGTGGCAGCTGCCGGTCATTCTGTGCGCCCGCACCACCCTCGGCACAATCAACCACACCCTGCTGTCGATCGAGGCCCTGCGCGCTCGCTCCATCCCCCTGGCAGGAATCGCTTTCATCGGTGATGAGATGGTCGATACGCAACGGACAATCGTGGAAATGGGTGGGGTACCGCAGCTTGGCAGGTTGCCCTATCTCGATCCGCTGACGGACAAAACGTTAAGAGCGGCAATGATTGCCGGATTTGCCTTCGCCTCGTGTCCGGGAGATCACTGA
- a CDS encoding 8-amino-7-oxononanoate synthase: MSARPLARYDATLRGLARNDRLRTLSPRAGLDFSSNDYLGLARSQRLANAISAALARGTPVGASGSRLLRGNAPEHEALEANAAAFFRAERALFFGGGYIANFALLTTLPQKGDLLVLDELVHASAHEGARAGRAQIAVAAHNDADAFASVIEEWRQSGGVGHVWIGVESLYSMDGDRAPLKDLMVLADRHDGFLLIDEAHATGVYGPNGRGLAAAFEGRENVVTLHTCGKALGASGALVTGPRTLCDYLVNRCRPFIYATAPSPLMAVAAQEALAVLQEEPDRRDRLADLVSFAAQELMKRCGVAASGSQILPVIVGDNRRTMALAAALQARGFDIRGIRPPTVPEGSSRLRISLTLNVDEAAISAMIEALVEVLAQT; encoded by the coding sequence ATGAGCGCAAGGCCCCTCGCCCGCTATGACGCGACCTTGCGCGGACTGGCGCGCAACGACCGGCTGCGGACGCTGTCGCCGCGCGCCGGCCTCGACTTCTCGTCGAACGACTATCTCGGGCTTGCCAGATCACAGAGGCTAGCCAATGCCATCAGCGCAGCGCTTGCTCGTGGCACGCCAGTCGGAGCAAGCGGTTCGCGACTGCTCCGAGGCAATGCGCCCGAACATGAGGCGCTTGAGGCAAACGCAGCGGCGTTCTTCCGTGCCGAGCGCGCCCTGTTTTTCGGCGGCGGTTATATCGCCAATTTCGCTCTTCTCACAACACTGCCGCAGAAAGGCGATCTTCTCGTCCTCGACGAACTTGTGCATGCCAGCGCCCATGAAGGCGCCCGTGCTGGCCGGGCGCAAATTGCCGTCGCGGCTCACAATGATGCGGACGCTTTTGCAAGCGTCATCGAGGAGTGGCGCCAATCCGGCGGTGTTGGGCACGTGTGGATCGGTGTCGAAAGCCTGTACAGTATGGATGGCGACCGCGCACCGCTCAAAGACCTCATGGTGCTGGCCGATCGCCATGACGGGTTCTTGCTCATCGATGAAGCGCATGCCACCGGCGTCTACGGGCCGAATGGGCGCGGCCTTGCCGCCGCGTTCGAGGGACGCGAGAATGTGGTGACGCTGCATACATGCGGCAAGGCTCTTGGAGCGTCCGGCGCGCTCGTAACCGGACCGCGAACGCTGTGCGACTATCTTGTCAACCGATGCCGGCCATTTATCTATGCAACGGCGCCATCGCCGTTAATGGCCGTCGCGGCCCAGGAAGCGCTCGCTGTCCTGCAGGAGGAGCCTGATCGCCGCGACCGTCTGGCCGACCTGGTGAGCTTTGCCGCCCAGGAACTGATGAAACGCTGCGGCGTTGCGGCCAGCGGTTCGCAGATTCTCCCGGTCATCGTTGGCGACAACAGGCGCACCATGGCGCTGGCGGCCGCACTGCAGGCGCGCGGCTTCGACATACGCGGCATTCGTCCGCCGACCGTGCCGGAAGGCTCCTCGCGCCTGCGCATCTCGCTGACGCTCAACGTCGACGAAGCCGCCATTTCGGCCATGATCGAGGCGCTCGTCGAAGTGTTGGCCCAAACATGA
- the bioB gene encoding biotin synthase BioB: MWTLDKAQALHDAPFNNLLFLAHTVHRQNFDPNKVQLSRLLSIKTGGCPEDCGYCSQSAHHETGLKASKLMEVRRVIAEATKARDAGATRYCMGAAWRNPKPRDMDAVVAMVEGVKALGMETCMTLGMLDLGQAQQLKQAGLDYYNHNIDTSERYYSEIISTRSFADRLDTLEQVRQSGIKVCCGGIVGMGEEPVDRIDMLVTLANLPEHPQSVPINMLIPIEGTPLAETRPIEPIEFVRVIALARIMMPKSHVRLSAGRTAMTDEMQALCFFAGANSIFVGDTLLTADNPGEDEDTALFRRLGIQRMERET; encoded by the coding sequence ATGTGGACCCTGGATAAGGCTCAGGCGCTTCACGACGCTCCCTTCAACAATCTGCTGTTCCTGGCGCACACCGTGCACCGCCAGAATTTCGATCCCAACAAGGTCCAGCTCAGCCGGCTCTTGAGCATCAAGACAGGCGGATGTCCGGAGGATTGCGGCTATTGCAGCCAGTCGGCGCATCACGAAACCGGCCTGAAGGCGTCGAAGCTGATGGAGGTCAGGCGCGTCATCGCCGAGGCAACCAAGGCGCGCGATGCCGGCGCCACCCGCTATTGCATGGGTGCTGCCTGGCGAAATCCCAAGCCGCGCGACATGGATGCGGTCGTGGCGATGGTCGAAGGCGTCAAGGCGCTGGGCATGGAAACCTGCATGACACTCGGCATGCTCGATCTCGGCCAGGCGCAGCAACTGAAACAGGCTGGTCTCGATTATTACAACCACAACATCGATACGTCGGAACGCTACTATAGCGAGATCATCAGCACGCGCAGCTTTGCCGACCGGCTCGATACGCTCGAACAGGTTCGCCAATCCGGCATCAAGGTCTGTTGCGGCGGCATTGTCGGCATGGGCGAAGAGCCGGTGGACCGGATCGACATGCTGGTGACACTGGCCAATCTGCCGGAGCATCCGCAAAGCGTTCCGATCAACATGCTGATCCCGATCGAAGGCACCCCGCTTGCCGAAACCAGGCCGATCGAGCCGATCGAATTCGTGCGCGTGATCGCGCTGGCACGCATCATGATGCCGAAATCGCATGTGCGCCTTTCGGCCGGCCGCACCGCCATGACCGACGAGATGCAGGCGCTGTGCTTCTTTGCCGGCGCCAACTCGATCTTCGTCGGCGACACGCTGCTGACGGCGGACAATCCCGGCGAGGACGAAGATACCGCGCTGTTCCGGCGTCTCGGCATCCAGCGCATGGAACGTGAAACATAA
- the nadC gene encoding carboxylating nicotinate-nucleotide diphosphorylase — protein MNLAPLPAIMLEPLVRAALLEDLGRAGDLTTDAIVPKDLRATTVLSARQTGVVAGLDLAILAFRLIDERIETTPVCPDGSEVTPGQTIALVSGPARAILTAERTALNFLSHLSGIATATASIVNAIRDHKAKIVCTRKTTPGLRAVEKYAVRAGGGGNHRFGLDDAILIKDNHIAMAGGIRPAIERTRASVGHLIKIEVEVDTLAQLEEALALAPDAVLLDNMSLDELRHAVSMVAGRCITEASGRITTSTVPAVAATGVDLISIGWLTHSAPILDIGLDYRDT, from the coding sequence ATGAACCTCGCGCCCCTGCCCGCAATCATGCTCGAGCCCCTGGTCCGGGCAGCCCTTCTGGAAGATCTCGGCCGGGCGGGTGATCTGACCACCGACGCCATCGTGCCGAAGGACCTTCGGGCAACGACCGTGCTTTCGGCGCGGCAGACTGGGGTTGTCGCCGGGCTCGATCTGGCGATACTCGCTTTCAGGCTGATCGATGAGAGGATCGAGACTACGCCGGTGTGCCCGGACGGCAGCGAGGTGACGCCAGGACAGACCATAGCGTTGGTGAGCGGGCCAGCCCGAGCCATTCTCACCGCCGAACGCACCGCGCTTAATTTTCTCAGCCATCTGAGCGGCATCGCCACGGCGACGGCATCGATCGTCAATGCAATCCGCGACCACAAGGCGAAGATCGTCTGCACGCGCAAGACGACACCCGGCTTGCGGGCCGTCGAAAAATACGCCGTGCGCGCCGGTGGCGGCGGCAATCACCGTTTCGGCCTCGACGATGCCATCCTGATCAAGGACAACCATATCGCCATGGCCGGCGGAATCCGCCCGGCCATCGAGCGAACGCGTGCGAGTGTAGGCCATCTCATCAAAATCGAAGTCGAGGTCGATACGCTGGCCCAGCTGGAAGAGGCCCTGGCTCTCGCCCCGGACGCCGTGCTGCTCGACAACATGTCGCTCGACGAATTGCGCCATGCGGTATCGATGGTCGCCGGTCGATGCATCACCGAAGCATCGGGCAGGATCACCACCTCAACAGTGCCGGCGGTCGCCGCGACCGGCGTCGATCTGATCTCCATCGGCTGGCTGACCCACAGCGCGCCGATCCTCGATATTGGCCTTGATTATCGGGACACATGA
- a CDS encoding L-aspartate oxidase, whose amino-acid sequence MSADVRSFFGRPIIIGGGIAGLLTALHLAPEPVLVLSRTPLGSEASSAWAQGGLAASLGIDDNPALHLADTLAAGDGLCDADIASRILHAAPNAIEALANLGVCFDRTPEGALRLGLEAAHGRRRIVHAGGDGSGQEIMRALVETVRSTPSIVVVEGVEARRLAVEDNTVRGVWASCSMSPVFLGTGRVILATGGIGGLFFDSTNPSGSCGQGLGLAARAGAVLADLEFVQFHPTALDGPARPMPLISEAVRGEGAVIVDETGRRFLEGLDGAELAPRDVVAGAIWTHLANGHLVFLDGREKPGPTFARQFPTIASACRRAGIDPARDLIPVRPAQHYHMGGVAVDQDGRTSVAGLWACGEVASTGLHGANRLASNSLTEAVVCARWVAESVAGSAIGVRTRSTAREIPAPDPVSLRPLLTRTLGVSRDGAMLREAIRTLLPLAKRPDATSDPAAVGLMIAVAALLRQESRGAHYRTDFPDRAAIARRSRLRLDEALAAADELACSPTLEEVEP is encoded by the coding sequence ATGAGCGCCGATGTCCGCAGCTTTTTTGGTCGACCCATCATCATTGGCGGTGGCATTGCCGGATTGTTGACCGCGCTTCATCTGGCGCCAGAACCCGTGCTTGTTTTGTCCAGGACGCCACTCGGATCTGAAGCATCGAGCGCGTGGGCACAGGGCGGGCTGGCTGCCAGTCTTGGCATTGACGATAATCCGGCGCTGCACCTCGCCGATACGCTCGCCGCCGGCGATGGCCTGTGCGACGCAGACATCGCCAGCCGTATCCTCCATGCGGCCCCTAACGCGATTGAGGCCCTGGCAAACCTTGGGGTCTGCTTCGATCGGACGCCAGAAGGAGCCCTGCGGCTTGGCTTGGAGGCCGCGCATGGCCGCCGGCGCATCGTTCATGCCGGCGGCGACGGCAGCGGACAGGAAATCATGCGCGCGCTTGTCGAAACCGTGCGTTCCACGCCGTCGATTGTGGTCGTCGAGGGTGTGGAGGCGCGGCGGCTGGCAGTGGAGGACAATACGGTCCGCGGCGTCTGGGCAAGCTGTTCGATGAGCCCTGTGTTCCTGGGTACGGGACGGGTGATCCTTGCCACCGGCGGCATTGGCGGACTGTTCTTCGACAGCACCAACCCTTCGGGGAGTTGCGGACAGGGCCTGGGGCTTGCGGCCCGTGCCGGTGCTGTCCTTGCTGATCTCGAATTCGTCCAGTTCCACCCGACCGCGCTTGATGGGCCGGCTCGCCCGATGCCGCTGATCAGCGAAGCGGTTCGCGGCGAAGGTGCTGTGATCGTCGACGAGACAGGCCGACGTTTTCTCGAAGGCCTGGATGGGGCGGAACTCGCGCCGCGCGACGTGGTGGCGGGCGCCATCTGGACCCATCTTGCAAACGGCCACCTCGTCTTTCTCGATGGCCGAGAAAAGCCCGGTCCGACATTCGCGCGGCAGTTTCCGACGATTGCATCAGCCTGCAGGCGCGCAGGTATCGACCCCGCGCGCGATCTCATCCCCGTCCGGCCGGCCCAGCACTATCACATGGGCGGCGTCGCGGTGGACCAGGATGGACGGACTTCCGTTGCCGGACTGTGGGCTTGCGGCGAAGTTGCCTCCACCGGACTGCACGGCGCCAACAGGCTCGCCAGCAACTCGCTGACCGAGGCTGTGGTGTGCGCGCGCTGGGTCGCCGAAAGCGTGGCGGGATCTGCTATCGGCGTCAGGACACGATCGACGGCACGCGAAATTCCGGCGCCCGATCCAGTTTCCTTGCGCCCTCTCTTGACACGCACCCTTGGCGTGAGCCGTGATGGCGCGATGTTGCGCGAGGCCATTCGGACATTGCTGCCGCTGGCCAAACGCCCCGATGCCACGTCCGATCCCGCAGCAGTGGGACTGATGATCGCGGTTGCCGCCTTGCTGCGCCAGGAAAGCCGCGGCGCTCACTACCGCACGGACTTTCCCGATCGTGCTGCCATCGCCCGCCGCTCCAGGCTCAGGCTTGATGAAGCCTTAGCGGCAGCCGACGAACTGGCATGTTCGCCAACGCTTGAAGAGGTCGAGCCATGA
- the nadA gene encoding quinolinate synthase NadA has product MSTIQPSAAFLYDRVQRLIPPIEWPAFAGDIDAILDLKRQRNAVILAHNYQTPEIFHCVADIVGDSLALARKAMSTEADVIVLAGVHFMAETAKLLNPQKTVLIPDLRAGCSLADSITAEDIRLLRQRYPGVPVVTYVNTSAEVKAESDICCTSGNAKAIVESLGVPRVIMLPDEYLAENIAAQTDVEIIAWKGHCEVHERFTPADIRQLRENHPGVIVLAHPECPPDVVAEADFSGSTAAMSDYVERQKPPRVVLLTECSMSDNVALQHPELEFIRPCNLCPHMKRITLANIRSALEQNRHVVTIEPGIAGRARLAVERMLAV; this is encoded by the coding sequence ATGAGCACCATCCAGCCTTCGGCCGCTTTCCTGTATGACCGCGTCCAGCGCCTGATCCCGCCGATCGAATGGCCAGCCTTCGCCGGCGACATCGATGCCATCCTTGATCTGAAGCGGCAGCGCAACGCCGTCATCCTGGCGCACAACTACCAGACACCGGAGATTTTTCACTGTGTCGCCGATATCGTCGGCGACAGCCTGGCGCTGGCCCGCAAGGCGATGTCGACCGAAGCCGACGTCATTGTGCTGGCCGGCGTCCACTTCATGGCCGAGACGGCAAAGCTGCTCAATCCGCAAAAGACGGTGCTCATTCCCGATCTGCGCGCAGGCTGTTCGCTGGCCGACTCGATTACTGCCGAGGACATTCGCCTGCTGCGACAACGCTATCCCGGCGTACCTGTCGTGACCTACGTCAACACGTCGGCCGAGGTCAAAGCCGAGTCTGACATCTGCTGTACCTCCGGCAATGCCAAAGCCATCGTCGAATCCCTTGGCGTCCCCAGGGTGATCATGCTGCCGGATGAGTATCTGGCTGAGAATATCGCCGCCCAGACCGACGTCGAGATCATCGCCTGGAAAGGGCATTGCGAGGTGCATGAGCGCTTTACGCCGGCCGACATCCGCCAGCTGCGCGAGAACCATCCCGGTGTGATCGTGCTCGCGCATCCCGAATGTCCGCCCGACGTGGTCGCGGAGGCCGATTTTTCCGGTTCGACCGCGGCAATGTCGGACTATGTCGAAAGGCAAAAGCCGCCACGCGTCGTGCTGCTGACGGAATGCTCGATGAGCGACAATGTCGCGCTCCAGCATCCCGAGCTCGAGTTCATCCGGCCCTGCAATTTGTGCCCGCACATGAAGCGGATAACGCTCGCCAACATCCGTTCGGCCCTGGAGCAGAACCGCCACGTCGTGACCATCGAGCCCGGGATCGCCGGGCGCGCGCGACTTGCCGTCGAGCGGATGCTCGCCGTATGA
- a CDS encoding NUDIX hydrolase, with product MDDRAKSVRKGKAAVKANDVKADLIAVVVAMNGGGPCVLTVGQEAALPSGPFELAHRSLQSGLRGWVEQQTGQPLGYIEQLYTFADRDRIGGEQRVISISYLALTHPDKAGGSAGRHWGSWYDYFPWEDHRSGTPAAVLEDLRPRLREWVDSADDTAIRLDRRRRAAVAFGFDDRSWNEEFALQRYELLYEAALVDEAVRGGHLAAPTSVPGKSMIADHRRILATAMARLRSKIKYRPVVFELMPRLFTLLQLQRTVEALSGRLINKPNFRRLIEQQDLVEKTGEATVETRGRPAQLYRFRHDILDERPVAGTKLPLTRG from the coding sequence ATGGACGATCGCGCAAAAAGCGTCAGGAAAGGCAAGGCCGCGGTCAAGGCCAACGACGTCAAAGCCGACCTGATCGCCGTCGTTGTGGCAATGAACGGTGGTGGACCTTGCGTTCTCACCGTTGGACAGGAAGCCGCGCTGCCCTCGGGGCCATTCGAGCTTGCTCATCGTTCGCTGCAGTCGGGTCTCAGGGGATGGGTGGAACAACAGACCGGCCAGCCGCTCGGCTATATCGAACAGCTCTACACCTTCGCCGATCGCGACCGGATCGGCGGTGAACAGCGCGTGATTTCGATCAGCTACCTCGCGCTCACCCATCCAGACAAAGCTGGCGGCTCGGCCGGGCGCCACTGGGGAAGCTGGTACGACTACTTTCCATGGGAGGATCACCGTTCCGGCACGCCGGCGGCAGTGCTGGAAGATTTGCGGCCGCGCCTGCGGGAATGGGTGGATAGCGCTGACGACACCGCCATCCGGCTCGATCGCCGACGGCGTGCGGCTGTCGCCTTCGGCTTCGACGACCGATCATGGAACGAAGAGTTCGCGCTGCAGCGCTATGAACTTCTCTACGAAGCAGCCCTGGTGGACGAAGCCGTACGCGGCGGACATTTGGCCGCGCCCACGTCGGTGCCGGGCAAATCCATGATCGCCGATCATCGCCGCATCCTCGCAACGGCCATGGCGCGGCTGCGCTCCAAAATAAAATACCGGCCGGTCGTGTTCGAACTGATGCCGCGGCTCTTTACACTTCTGCAGCTGCAGCGAACCGTGGAAGCGCTCTCCGGCAGGCTCATCAACAAGCCAAACTTCCGCCGGCTCATCGAGCAGCAGGACCTCGTTGAGAAGACCGGGGAGGCAACCGTCGAAACCCGCGGTCGGCCCGCGCAGCTCTACCGCTTTCGCCACGACATTCTCGACGAGAGGCCGGTGGCTGGGACAAAATTGCCGCTGACGCGGGGTTGA
- a CDS encoding cold-shock protein: MGKYRDHREPRGHRHDDDPVSFSERTSEPSYFQRPATVTAHPVDAEVLWFTGNKGFGFVKLSDGREAYLHVRVLEAAGCREVAEGTPLKVTVEKSPKGHQVAQVLEIGDPIAKTPSHTRVAGETSVETGAQPESGGTVKWYKPEKGFGFIAPDNGEKDVFVHASTLTRSGLSALVEGQKVFVACGQGKKGLEVRSIRLAW; the protein is encoded by the coding sequence ATGGGCAAATATCGAGACCATCGCGAGCCACGCGGGCATCGCCATGACGACGACCCCGTTTCCTTTTCGGAACGGACCTCCGAGCCAAGCTACTTTCAGCGCCCGGCGACGGTGACCGCACACCCTGTCGACGCCGAAGTATTGTGGTTCACAGGCAACAAGGGATTTGGCTTCGTCAAACTGTCGGACGGCAGGGAGGCCTATCTGCACGTCCGGGTGCTAGAGGCGGCCGGATGCCGGGAGGTTGCCGAGGGAACGCCTCTCAAGGTCACGGTCGAAAAAAGTCCGAAAGGTCATCAAGTCGCCCAGGTGCTGGAGATCGGCGATCCGATCGCGAAAACTCCCTCGCATACGCGCGTCGCTGGAGAGACGAGCGTCGAGACGGGCGCGCAGCCAGAGAGCGGGGGCACGGTCAAGTGGTACAAACCCGAAAAGGGCTTCGGCTTCATAGCTCCTGACAACGGTGAGAAGGACGTCTTCGTTCATGCCAGCACCCTAACCCGTTCAGGGCTCAGTGCGCTGGTGGAGGGACAGAAGGTGTTTGTCGCATGCGGGCAAGGCAAGAAGGGCTTGGAAGTCCGGAGCATTCGCCTCGCCTGGTAA